One stretch of Arachis hypogaea cultivar Tifrunner chromosome 20, arahy.Tifrunner.gnm2.J5K5, whole genome shotgun sequence DNA includes these proteins:
- the LOC112786121 gene encoding uncharacterized protein, which yields MPNSKKNFKLTPRFDSYTQFNAKREDIIKEILNSKLIRPPRKAGTYQDTKNVDKSKYCAFHQKHGHTTDKCVVAKDLLERLARQGHLNKYIGGHIQRRTPTSGGNASSEQPNRGKDKPSSTQYEQPRGIINCISSGGASGGSSSSARKRSFRAVYSVEGAQHEHQLTPQFFKMTFTWEDFNSNIQNLDDPVVNTIQLGYLLVKKVLLDPGSNTDVLFYSTFQKMKLSDNRLQPTGGDLVGFSGERVPILGSVWLKTTLSENTLFKTCDIQYLVVNCFSPYNLILGRPFLNKFGAIVSTVHLCVKFPVQDEHIVTIHGDHKKARQCYNIGMKFKNGTTQPQINNVLVVDNSAEFADLDPRADFLERPTPTGELQKLHFNKDPNKYTFVGTAINKEELATI from the coding sequence ATGCCTAATagtaagaaaaattttaaactaaccCCTCGCTTTGACTCTTACACACAGTTTAACGCCAAGCGGGAGGACATAATTAAAGAGATTCTGAACTCAAAGTTGATCAGACCACCAAGAAAGGCAGGCACGTATCAAGATACAAAAAATGTCGACAAATCCAAGTACTGCGCCTTCCATCAAAAGCACGGCCACACAACTGACAAATGTGTGGTCGCCAAAGACCTTCTGGAACGTTTGGCTCGGCAAGGTCACCTTAACAAATATATTGGAGGACACATTCAGAGACGTACTCCAACCTCTGGGGGCAATGCTTCATCCGAACAACCAAACCGAGGAAAAGACAAGCCATCCTCGACTCAATATGAACAACCACGAGGTATCATTAATTGTATTTCAAGTGGAGGTGCCAGTGGGGGCTCATCAAGTTCAGCTAGGAAAAGATCTTTTCGAGCAGTATACTCGGTCGAAGGAGCACAGCACGAGCACCAACTAACACCTCAATTCTTCAAGATGACGTTCACGTGGGAGGATTTCAACTCTAATATTCAAAATTTGGATGACCCCGTGGTTAACACAATTCAACTGGGATACCTATTAGTAAAGAAGGTACTCTTAGATCCGGGAAGCAACACTGACGTCCTGTTTTACTCTACATTTCAGAAAATGAAGCTAAGCGATAACAGGCTGCAACCAACCGGGGGAGACCTTGTCGGTTTCTCGGGCGAGCGAGTCCCAATACTCGGATCTGTGTGGTTGAAAACCACACTGAGTGAGAATACTCTATTCAAAACATGTGATATTCAATATTTAGTAGTTAATTGCTTTAGCCCATACAACCTTATACTTGGCCGACCTTTCTTAAACAAGTTCGGCGCAATCGTATCCACAGTTCACCTCTGTGTCAAGTTTCCTGTACAGGATGAACACATTGTTACCATCCATGGTGATCATAAAAAAGCACGGCAGTGCTACAACATCGGAATGAAGTTCAAAAATGGGACAACACAACCTCAAATCAACAATGTCCTCGTCGTAGACAATAGCGCGGAGTTTGCCGATCTGGATCCTAGAGCTGACTTCCTAGAACGACCTACACCAACAGGCGAGTTACAAAAATTACATTTCAATAAAGACCCTAACAAATACACCTTTGTAGGAACAGCAATAAACAAAGAAGAACTAGCTACGATATAA